Part of the Paroedura picta isolate Pp20150507F chromosome 3, Ppicta_v3.0, whole genome shotgun sequence genome is shown below.
GCTGTGTCTGTATGCTGATCTTGGGTCCTAATGAAGTACCGCACTCAGATTGTGTTAAATATAAACTTTTGTAACCCGTGGGCAGGAAACAGCATTAAATGTGTGTAGGAGCCCTGATTTCTTGCACATTGGTGTGTAGCATCACTGCACAAAACTGGCTGCATCCACACACCCAGGACAGGCTGGACCCTCCTCCTGGGGCCCTTTAGTGACAGAAGCTACCTGAAGCTGTTATTTATAATAGACAGAAGAGAAGTGTATATGCATCCTTGGAGTGAATACCTCCCCAAATAATTACACAGACAAATCTCAATTTTTTCAAGGAATCATATACCCCTCCTTCCACCCCAGATATTTTTCCAAGCCAGAATGCTTTaaaaactgtagtccatggacatctggggagccacagtttggacacccctgccagataataaatataaataaataaaaataaatcaatagggtttggAAGGGaaccctccaaggatttggggggaggtTCCTCCAAGcaacactgggaggggggagggtcatgacgccgaggcaggcaatgacaaagccAGACAATCCTACCCTACAGATGCCATGCAATCAATTAATaaataactccctcccccccaaaaaaaatcacgttagtctttaaggtactagtGGACTTGAATTTAGCTGCTCCTGTGCAGACCGAGGGCTGCCCTCTGAAGCATGATGACACCACCTTAACAATCAAATGCAGTTTAGACACAAATAATGCtacattctgattttttttggggggtggggggtatccCAGTCCGTCTGAGTTAAATATCCAGCCATCGTTTTCTTCGTGGTCAGAGTTTGTCCACGGCTTTCCCCCCGGAATGGATCCTCCGATGCACCCGGAGACCCGAGCTGTGTCCGAAATTCTTCCCGCGGTCCGAGCACGTGTACGACTTCTCCCCCTTGTGGATGATTTCGTGGGCCAGCAGGCACGACTTCTGGATGAAGCTGCGGCCGCAGTCCGagcacttgtagggcttctcgcccgtgtggatccTCTCGTGGGTCAGGAGGCCCGAGCGCGTGGTGAACCTCTTCCCGCACGTCGAGCACATGtacggcttctcgcccgtgtgggtcCGCACGTGAGCCCGGAGGGTCGAGCCCTTGCCGAAACTCCTACCGCAGTCGGAACACATGTAcagcttctcgcccgtgtgggtcCTCTCGTGGGCCTTGAGATTACAGCGGTGCTTGAAGCTCCGCCCGCAGTAGCAGTGGTGAAGCCGGGACAGGCCTTTGGCGTCTTCCCACCGGCCTCTCTCTTAATGCATTGTAAGGCTGGTCAtctttgaagaagaattggtttatataccctgcttttcgctacctggttttgtaccccacttttcactacccaaaggagtctcaatgaggcttacaatcgccttcccttcctctctccgcaacagacattcctgtgagggaggtggggctcagagagctctgacggaactgctctgtgaaaatggctctaatagaactgctagCTCAAAGtcgccagctgactgcatgtggaggaggactggggaatcacacccagctctccagattagaagctgctgctctcagcCACTACACCCCGCTGGCTCTCTTTGGAGGTCCTGCTTCGGCTGGAGGGGCAGCATTTGGAGAAAGGACCTTCTCCGCCATGGTGACAAAAtgctggaactccctccccaggaaaATTCATCTATTTCCTTCTAACATCGCCCTTCACCAGCAAGTGAGTACTCTTTATTTTGTTTAGGGCACCCCCacttaactagggttgccaacctcctgatgagaaaagagctgggttttgtaccccacttttcactacacaaaggagcctcaaagcgatttacaatcaAATtacgttcctctccccacaacagacaccctgtgagggagatgaggctgagagagctgtgagagaactgtggatagcccaaagtcacccagctggctgcttgtggaggaggagtgggaaaatctcctgggattacagcagttctccaggcaacagagatcaacccccccccccggagaaaaaGGCTGTTCGGGAACAGGGACTCGGTGGCATTGTAGCGTTCTGAAGTTCTTCCCCTAACCTCACCTCACCTCAACATCCTCAGCCTCTGCCCCCCAAACCTTCAGGCCTTCCCCAACCCAAAAGTGGGTACCTTGCTCCGTAAAGaactgtaggggtagtcaacctgtggtcctccagatgttcatggactacaattcccaggagcccctgccagcgtttgctggcaggggctcctgggaattgtagtccatgaacatctggaggaccacaggttgactacccctgcacggAGTTTCCCTTGCAGAATTAGGGCACAGCTGACAAAACAAATCCTCGTAAGGATTGCAgggggtcaccatgttggtctgaagccacaaagcggagtctagtggcacctttcaggctaacaaagttttatcccAGCGCAAGcgtttgtgtgcctgcacacttcatcagatgtaagtcattcctggactctggctcttttccaccaggtatctgaagaagtgagcagcggctcacgaaagctcatctgcagctgtctctccccccaccccacctcaccccgcCCTCACTTAACTCACCTCTCCCTGCAGGGTAGGCCCAGCTCCACCTGCCTGGCTTGTCAAATTGCAGCAATGCAGTTCTGGCTTCCTCTCCCTCCCGGCCAAGGACAGGCCATTCAGATGCCAATTTCCAGCCAGGCATAAAGCAGGACAAAAAGGGAGCAGAAGGCGGTTTCTCAGGTCTGTTTACAGCCCAGGGGAGGATCACCCTCCCCTTAACCTAAGAGTTGCACCCAACCCTCATTTCCGGTCCTGATACGAATTCTCCATCTGAGGGTAGATTCGAaagagtagccctgttggtctgaagtagcacaataaaatcagagtccagtagcacctttaaggccaacaaaagatttattcagggcgtgagctttcgagcgcaagccctcttagtctgacgaagaataaatctttgttggtcttaaaggtgctactggattctgattttattgtccatcCGAGGGGTGGGATTAAATAGGAATCCTTATCCAAAGATTTGGATTTCCCCCCATCCGAGTCAAACTCGTTgggttttccaggcaaaagaggGTAGATTCACACAGTGCGTTGTCACATAGTGCACTAAACCCagttgccatcaggaggcccacctcGTGGGGTTGTTGTGAAAACAAAATGACAGTGTGGTATTGGGAGGGGAAAATCATGCCAACAATTGGCATTGATTGGATACAATAATGCATTTGCATCCAACTTTTCCCATGCAAAGAACTCAGCTTTtctgtgtgggttgggggggggattcttacCACTACGCCATGATGTCTTATCAGTTGAGAGCGTCTCTCCTCTGATTTTCTTTTGCGGAGGGGTTAACAAGACAAGTTTCCAAGACTGAGCTATAAAAAAGGAAACTGGACAGTTATTTATGCCCctaagcaagagcctcttgtggcgcagagtggtaaggcagcagacatgcagtctgaaagctctgcccatgaggctgggagttcgatcccagcagctggctcaaggccgactcagccttccatccttccgaggtcggtaaaatgaggacccagcttgctggggggtaaacggtaatgactggggaaggcactggcaaaccaccccgtattgagtctgccatgaaaacgctggagggcgtcaccccaaaggtcagatatgactctgtgcttgcacaggagataccttaacctttacctttaagcaagtGGCAAAGCCATTTCTGTACCTCCTGAAggtctgctgggggtgggggtgggggtgagaaagAGAACTCTTcccacaaaaatatttttctcctcCCTCAGTCAAAGCATGCCTAATTGCGTTTTGACATCATTTTCAAGCAAAACGTGCAGCCTGCAATTCAGAATCGGAAGTCACTATAGAGAACCATCAAAACCGGCTCCCTTTGTGGTTGACAGCTTTTTACCTGGGTGCCTGAGTCTCTCTAGGAATCAGAAAGAACTTGGTGGGTTTAACCCTTGCTGTGACTACCTCCCTTTTCCAGGAGGTAGATTGATTGTACCTCGCATGTTGCATGAGGATTAACTTCTGCCCTGTGTGTTTCTCAGGCTGTTTCAAATGCAGCCTACGGGCCGGCTTTATGGAGGCAGAGCTGTTGCAATATAGGCAGGGCAGGAGTTGGGGGGAGAAGTTTAGTGGGTAGCCCTGCTAGTCTGAACCAGCAGGACAAAGTcctatggcaccttaaagaccaacaaagtctcattctgggtataagccaggggtagtcaaactgcggccctccagatgtccatggactacaattccgcagtttgactacccctggtataagctgTCATGCGCATGCATGTATCTGTACGCATGCACATACATGCTCATAACCCGAATGaaactggactcaaaacttttcGAGATTGAGAAACATCTTCATTTGGCTGTATATTTGCTGGATAttctcatgatgctgtttactaacttACTACTAATTAACTCTCCACTTATATTTGTAGtatgcatgtgcacaaaagctcacacttggcatgaaactttgttggtcttaaaagtgctgctggactcacattttgttctgctgcttcagaccaacatggctacccccccccccccacacacacacacacagacctgaATCTAGACGAGGATTTGTTAGTCCTTAGGCCTCCTGTTTTATTTCTTGAAAATATCCAGACTTTACGGGAGTTCGGACCAGACATAGAGCTAGTAGAGggagttgccaacaggcctggagaataGCGTCCCATATCTCGAATACAGGATTGATATGTGGGGAAGTGGGCCGCTGAAGCTTTTAATGGCAGGCAGGGATTGAAATAGCTGCTCTCCTCATGACAACTCTTGGTAAGGAAGTCTCATAAACGAGAATACTGTTTGAGTCCAgagccaaccaagtttaattctggatatatgcCTTAGGGTCCAGACACGCTATTTCGGGTATACCATAGGTCAACTGTGGTTGTGGAGACTTCTGGAGATTTGCAGGTAGAGtttgaggtgtgtgtgtatgggggaaacTAAGCAGTCCAACCCCACAAAGAtgtctttctccaggggaactgatccctgccatCTTGAAAGCAGTTgacattccaggagaactccaggccccacctggaggctggcaacctgtcCAATACTCTAGAACAATTTCTCTCCACCCACTCCAGGTCCGCTGCGTTGTTTCCATGGAAGTCAGTCTCTCCACCTGAGCCTGTACAGAGAACCAAAATTTCTCTGTTcatgctggatagccatctgacagagaggctgattctgtgaaggttcaagcgttacagtggatgagtgatagggttttgagtgtcctgtacggtgcagggggttggactagatgacccaggaggtcccttccaactctatgactctatcaTTCTGTGAGAGAGAAATTTCCCACATTCTCTCTTAAATATGTGGGAAAGGGATTCCTGGAACCCCCAGTGGATTTTCtaacttaagaacataagaagagccctgctggatcggacaattcgtccatctagtccagcatcctgtctcataccaAACAATTCCTCTGGAGAGTCAACAGCACggcagagggcagagaggccaaggccctgcCATGATGTGTCCTCCTGACTCCGGGATTTGGGGAAATTAGTGCCTCAGAAAGTGAAGTTTTCCctcagtcaccacggctagtagccactggtagacctatcctccgtgaatctattgaatcccctttgaaagctgtttattatcaggacatcctctggcagccaattaTACACTTGAATCACTGTGTAaaacagtatttccttttgtccgttctgaacctactgcccatcagtttcattggatgccccggAGTtcgtattttgggagaggaagaaaaagttctttgccaactgtctccaccccatgcataattttataaacctctctcatgtccccTGCTTAGTGGTCTTCTAACCTGAAAAACTCCAGATTCTCCAGGCTTTCCAATAGCTCTCTGtcttggttgccttcctctgtatggtgatcagaactgtacacaatagaagaagaagaagaagaagaagaagaagaagaagaagaagaagaagaagaagaagaagaagaagaagaagaagaagaagagttggttcttatatgccgctttcccctacccaaaggaggctcaaagcggcttacagtcgccttccctttcctctccaatatTCCAAATGAGCCCTCCCACCCCAGATTTATTCCCACCCCAGATTTATTCACCCTAGatctgtggttctcaaccctcctaattcTGCAacccttttccgctgctccagacagacaaacactatcttaatctaccccacaaggctgttgtgtggatggtgccccccggccaagctgcttcccA
Proteins encoded:
- the LOC143834129 gene encoding uncharacterized protein LOC143834129, which produces MCSDCGRSFGKGSTLRAHVRTHTGEKPYMCSTCGKRFTTRSGLLTHERIHTGEKPYKCSDCGRSFIQKSCLLAHEIIHKGEKSYTCSDRGKNFGHSSGLRVHRRIHSGGKAVDKL